The Streptomyces sp. NBC_01298 genome contains the following window.
GTGCGAGCCCGACGGAGCGTGCGCGGTGCCGCGCCCGTAAGGCCTTGCCATAAGTAGTCCTTTGGTGTGGTGCGGGAAACCAGGCAATGGACTTTGGGTTGGTCCTGGCGCAGAGTGAAGGTCATGGACCTCTTTGCGCCCGGGACCGTCCGCGACGAGTTCGCGCACTCCCTCACCTATCTCAACACCGCCAACTACGGGACCCTCCCGCGGGCCGCCGTCGCCGAGGTGCGGCGGCTCGCGGAGGCGGCGGGGGCCGGACTCCCTGAGGGCTTCGGGGACTTCGGCCGTGTGGAACGGGTCCGGGAGGCGTTCGCCCGCCTCGTCGGGGTCCCCGCGGACCGCGTGGCGCTCGGCTCGGCCGTCTCCACCCATGTCGGCCTGGTCTCCGCCTCCGTCCCGTCCGGATCCGAAGTCCTCTGTCCGGAGGGCGAGTTCGCCTCCGTCATCAACCCCTTCGTGGTGCGCGACGACCTCAAGGTCCGCTTCGCCCCGCTGGAGTCCCTCGCCGAAGCCGTCGGCCCGGACACCGCACTGGTCGCGCTGAGCGCCGTACAGTCCGCCGACGGGCGCGTCGCGGACCTCGCGGCCGTCCGCGCGGCGACCACCGCGCACGGGGCGCGGATGCTGGTCGACGCCTCACAGGCGGCGGGCTGGCTGCCCTTCGACGCGAGCCCCTACGACTACACGGTCACCGCCGGGTACAAGTGGCTGCTCGCCTCGCGCGGGGTCTCCTACCTCACGGTCTCGCAGGAGGCCCAGGACGCCGTGACCCCGGTGCACGCGGGCTGGGTGGCGCTCGCCGACATGTGGGACGCCATCTACGGCCCGCTGCGGGAACTGGCCCACGGAGCCCGGCGCTTCGACGAGTCCCCGGCCTTCCTGGCCTACCACGCCGCCGAGCCCTCGCTGGCCCTGCTGGAGCGGATCGGGATCGACGCCGTCCACGCCCACGACACCGCCCTGGCCGCCCGCTACCGCGCCGGCCTCGCCCGCCTGGGCCACGAGCCCGTCCCGGGCGGGTCCCCGATCGTCTCGGTGCCGGGGCTGGCCGACCGTCAGGGCGCCCTGCTCGCCGCGGGCGTCTCCACGTCAGC
Protein-coding sequences here:
- a CDS encoding aminotransferase class V-fold PLP-dependent enzyme, with the translated sequence MDLFAPGTVRDEFAHSLTYLNTANYGTLPRAAVAEVRRLAEAAGAGLPEGFGDFGRVERVREAFARLVGVPADRVALGSAVSTHVGLVSASVPSGSEVLCPEGEFASVINPFVVRDDLKVRFAPLESLAEAVGPDTALVALSAVQSADGRVADLAAVRAATTAHGARMLVDASQAAGWLPFDASPYDYTVTAGYKWLLASRGVSYLTVSQEAQDAVTPVHAGWVALADMWDAIYGPLRELAHGARRFDESPAFLAYHAAEPSLALLERIGIDAVHAHDTALAARYRAGLARLGHEPVPGGSPIVSVPGLADRQGALLAAGVSTSARAGTLRASFHLYNTEADVDRLLNLLEG